One genomic segment of Hevea brasiliensis isolate MT/VB/25A 57/8 chromosome 3, ASM3005281v1, whole genome shotgun sequence includes these proteins:
- the LOC110647914 gene encoding expansin-A16-like has product MASPLGALSATLLLLLAIALANCEAKAMHSALHAVGRHSQRVQPVKHHKPKFKPGPWSKAHATFYEGGTGSFGGACNYKDVVGEGYGLNTAALSEVLFRKGQTCGACYEIQCIDNPKWCKKGSLFVTATDHCPPNPSLPSDNGGWCNSPRQHFDIAKPVFNQIADYTAGIVPIQYRRVPCQKKGGIRFTIMGNPWFNQVIVWNVGGAGDVVSVQVKGNDKLRWTQMERDWGSTWKTSAHMVGESLTFRARASDGRCSTSWHVAPKNWQFGQTYEGKNFK; this is encoded by the exons ATGGCATCGCCTTTGGGAGCCTTGTCTGCCACATTATTATTGCTCTTAGCTATTGCATTGGCTAATTGCGAAGcaaaagctatgcactctgctctCCATGCAGTTGGACGACACAGCCAACGTGTTCAACCTGTCAAACATCACAAGCCAAAGTTCAAGCCGGGGCCTTGGAGCAAAGCTCATGCCACCTTTTATGAAGGTGGCACTGGATCATTtg GGGGAGCATGTAACTATAAAGACGTTGTAGGGGAAGGCTACGGCTTGAACACAGCAGCTCTAAGCGAAGTTTTGTTCAGGAAAGGGCAGACATGTGGTGCTTGTTATGAAATTCAATGTATCGATAACCCTAAATGGTGCAAGAAAGGATCTCTGTTTGTTACAGCAACCGATCACTGCCCACCAAATCCATCTCTACCAAGTGACAATGGAGGCTGGTGCAATTCACCTCGTCAGCATTTCGATATAGCCAAGCCCGTCTTCAACCAAATCGCTGACTACACTGCTGGCATTGTTCCTATCCAATACCGCAG GGTTCCTTGCCAGAAGAAAGGAGGAATCAGGTTCACAATAATGGGGAATCCATGGTTCAATCAGGTCATAGTGTGGAATGTTGGTGGAGCTGGAGATGTTGTTAGTGTTCAAGTGAAGGGCAATGACAAGCTTAGGTGGACTCAAATGGAAAGAGACTGGGGTTCCACTTGGAAAACCAGTGCTCATATGGTTGGAGAGTCACTGACCTTCAGGGCTAGAGCAAGCGATGGCAGATGCTCAACTTCATGGCATGTTGCCCCTAAGAACTGGCAATTTGGTCAGACATACGAGGGCAAGAACTTCAAGTAG